The Choristoneura fumiferana chromosome 11, NRCan_CFum_1, whole genome shotgun sequence genome includes a region encoding these proteins:
- the LOC141432916 gene encoding glypican-6-like → MVVEPIDIKISEAIMSFQEHNQEISQKIFAGCGKPVLGGGGATGGGGGSAGGAGPFFAPDRSRRFARSVPDFHLEQVLNDVDDFEIEASFESLVKDDPSLLSLRTPEGIKKMTEEMAEQAKSREKFLQYMRGNINLAAFEEHERQKRDAEPEPAGGSEIDFRSYEFDGKRVSKKKKPAVRTEDSHGSEWAGPALEKLVRETRMRVRATHRYWSHLPALLCSPVSVTSAPCFSGTRIGSYTLNAAGEGSAALASNPEVSGAGAAGTGAARAPLDALRMLTARLKDAYNGLEVQWKDTSTYLSIHSIKNIVKFNKVEAEK, encoded by the exons ATGGTAGTCGAGCCGATCGACATTAAGATATCTGAAGCCATAATGAGCTTCCAAGAACATAACCAAGAAATATCTCAAAAGATTTTCGCCGGGTGCGGGAAGCCGGTGCTGGGCGGAGGCGGCGCGACcggaggcggcggcggcagcgccgGCGGCGCCGGACCTTTTTTTGCCCCCGATCGGAGTCGGCGGTTCGCGCGCTCCGTTCCAGACTTTCATTTGGAGCAAGTTCTGAATGATGTAGACGATTTTGAAATAGAAGCCTCATTCGAAAGTCTAGTGAAAGATGATCCTTCCCTTCTCAGCTTGAGGACCCCAGAAGGTATCAAAAAGATGACAGAAGAAATGGCCGAACAAGCCAAGTCGAGAGAGAAATTCTTGCAATATATGAGAGGAAACATTAATTTAGCTGCGTTTGAAGAACACGAGAGGCAGAAACGAGACGCGGAACCAGAACCAGCCGGAGGATCAGAAATCGATTTTAGATCGTACGAATTTGACGGCAAACGCGTATCCAAAAAGAAGAAGCCCGCTGTGAGAACGGAGGACAGCCATG GTTCAGAGTGGGCGGGGCCGGCGCTGGAGAAGCTGGTGCGCGAGACGCGTATGCGCGTGCGCGCCACGCACCGCTACTGGAGCCACCTGCCCGCGCTGCTGTGCAGCCCCGTCAGCGTCACTAGCGCGCCTTGCTTCAGCGGCACGCGCATCGGCAG TTATACATTGAACGCTGCGGGCGAGGGCAGCGCTGCGCTGGCGTCCAACCCGGAGgtgagcggcgcgggcgcggcgggcacaggcgcggcgcgcgcgccgctcgaCGCGCTGCGCATGCTCACCGCGAGACTCAAGGACGCCTACAACGGTCTCGAAGTGCAGTGGAAGGATACgagtacgtatttatctatacactctataaaaaatattgtcaagtttaataaagtagaggctgaaaagtaa